The following proteins are encoded in a genomic region of Rhizobium sp. CCGE531:
- a CDS encoding gamma-glutamyl-gamma-aminobutyrate hydrolase family protein has protein sequence MSRPIIAIPADIREFDGTSWHAVQLQYVRAAVKAAGLMALIVPALEDGNDADAILDRVDGLLVSGSATNVHPSLYGKEALESDGPFDPARDATSLPLIRCAIDRAIPMLAICRGIQELNVALGGTLASEIQDQPGIWDHRKPKDVDRDTMYAVRQSVFVKEGSCVARVVGPGEVRVNSLHRQAIADTAPRLQVEALAEDGTIEAVSVIGAKAFAVGVQWHPEYWAETDSSSLKLFMAFGDAVRDYAAGKERLAAAPYQQNAG, from the coding sequence ATGTCCAGACCGATCATCGCCATTCCCGCCGATATCCGCGAATTCGACGGCACGAGCTGGCACGCGGTGCAGCTGCAATATGTCCGTGCTGCCGTGAAGGCCGCCGGATTGATGGCGCTGATCGTGCCGGCGCTTGAAGACGGCAATGACGCGGATGCCATTCTGGACCGGGTCGACGGGCTGCTCGTCTCCGGTTCGGCCACCAACGTGCATCCTTCCCTCTACGGGAAGGAAGCACTTGAGAGCGATGGCCCCTTCGATCCGGCGCGCGATGCGACATCGCTGCCGCTCATCCGCTGCGCCATCGACCGCGCCATTCCGATGCTCGCCATCTGCCGCGGTATTCAGGAACTGAACGTTGCGCTCGGCGGCACGCTCGCAAGCGAAATCCAGGACCAGCCCGGCATCTGGGACCATCGCAAGCCAAAGGATGTCGATCGCGACACGATGTACGCGGTCCGTCAGAGCGTTTTCGTCAAGGAAGGCTCCTGCGTCGCCCGTGTCGTCGGCCCGGGCGAGGTGCGGGTCAACTCGCTGCATCGCCAGGCGATCGCCGATACCGCGCCGAGGCTGCAGGTCGAGGCGCTGGCAGAGGACGGCACGATCGAGGCCGTCTCCGTTATCGGAGCAAAGGCCTTTGCCGTCGGCGTGCAATGGCATCCGGAATATTGGGCGGAAACGGATTCGTCGTCGCTCAAGCTCTTCATGGCCTTCGGCGATGCCGTGCGCGACTATGCGGCTGGCAAGGAGCGGCTTGCCGCCGCTCCCTATCAGCAGAACGCCGGATGA
- a CDS encoding 2-hydroxyacid dehydrogenase translates to MSDSRIAILVPGKIHPRVLERLGKQFDILSVERDGGPKVDAETAARIRGVAVSGGFDAAWIDAFPNVEVIANFGVGYDGIDVKHAASKGIVVTNTPDVLNDEVADTAIALLLNTLRQFPKAETWLREGRWVKEGAFPLSPFSMKGRRVGIYGLGRIGLEIARRLEPFKVKIGYHTRSPRDSLPYDYYPTLKEMAQSVDTLISIVPKTPETHRVINAEILSALGPRGVFINVGRGWSVDDDALITALGNGTLGAAGLDVFYDEPNVPAGYLSLPNVSLLPHVASASVPTRDAMADLVSDNIIEWFAKGRPVTPVPETPVKPRG, encoded by the coding sequence ATGTCCGACAGTCGCATCGCCATCCTCGTTCCGGGGAAGATACACCCGCGTGTCCTCGAAAGGCTCGGGAAACAGTTCGATATCCTTTCCGTCGAACGCGATGGCGGCCCGAAGGTCGATGCGGAAACCGCCGCCCGCATCCGCGGCGTTGCTGTCTCAGGCGGGTTCGATGCTGCCTGGATCGATGCCTTTCCGAATGTCGAGGTCATCGCCAATTTCGGCGTCGGCTATGACGGGATCGACGTCAAGCACGCCGCCTCGAAGGGGATCGTCGTCACCAATACGCCCGACGTCCTGAACGACGAGGTCGCTGACACAGCGATCGCCCTGCTCTTGAACACGCTGCGACAGTTTCCGAAGGCGGAGACCTGGCTGCGCGAGGGGCGCTGGGTGAAGGAAGGAGCCTTTCCGCTCTCGCCCTTTTCCATGAAGGGGCGCCGCGTTGGCATTTACGGGCTCGGCCGCATCGGGCTGGAGATCGCAAGAAGGCTGGAGCCGTTCAAGGTGAAGATCGGCTATCACACCCGCTCGCCGCGCGACTCGCTGCCTTACGATTACTATCCGACCCTGAAGGAGATGGCGCAGTCGGTGGATACGCTGATTTCCATCGTGCCGAAGACGCCGGAAACGCACAGGGTCATCAATGCTGAGATCCTGTCGGCGCTTGGGCCGCGGGGCGTGTTCATCAATGTCGGCCGTGGCTGGTCCGTCGATGACGACGCGCTGATAACGGCCCTCGGTAATGGAACGCTGGGTGCTGCCGGCCTCGACGTCTTCTATGACGAACCCAATGTCCCGGCTGGCTATCTCTCGCTGCCGAATGTTTCGCTGCTGCCGCATGTGGCGTCCGCCTCGGTGCCGACGCGCGATGCCATGGCCGATCTCGTCTCCGACAACATCATCGAATGGTTCGCAAAGGGTCGGCCGGTAACGCCGGTGCCGGAAACGCCGGTCAAGCCGCGCGGCTGA
- a CDS encoding LacI family DNA-binding transcriptional regulator, with protein MAQKIKLSTIAETLGISTATVSLALRDSPLVAVNTREKIKDQARALGYIYNRRAASLRTSRSGIIGVVVHDIMNPFYGEILKAIESELDRSRHTFILSNHYDSVEKQRTFIETLLQLGGDGVIMSPAIGTPPEDFELAEENGMPAILVARQIEALDLPTFRGDDSYGISLATNHLISLGHRSIAMIGGTDQTSTGRDRYQGYVNALRKAAIEVDPNLRIPGARSKQGGFEAAVHFLSLPQKPTAAVCWNDLVAIGLMNGISRAGLVPGRDISVTGYDDLEEAAIATPALTTVWNGQAEVGRLAARALLDRLAGSHEPDGIHLIKPEMRIRQSTAPYKAR; from the coding sequence GTGGCGCAAAAGATAAAGCTTTCTACGATTGCGGAAACGCTCGGTATTTCAACGGCAACTGTATCCCTGGCCTTACGCGATAGTCCACTGGTCGCGGTCAATACCCGCGAGAAGATCAAGGACCAGGCCCGCGCGCTGGGCTATATTTATAATCGCCGCGCGGCGAGCCTCAGGACATCGCGGTCGGGCATTATCGGCGTCGTCGTCCACGACATCATGAACCCCTTCTACGGGGAAATCCTGAAGGCGATCGAAAGCGAGCTCGACCGCAGCCGCCATACCTTCATTCTTTCCAACCACTATGATTCGGTCGAGAAACAGCGGACCTTCATCGAGACGCTGCTGCAGCTCGGTGGCGACGGCGTCATCATGTCGCCGGCGATCGGAACGCCGCCGGAAGATTTCGAGCTGGCGGAAGAAAACGGCATGCCGGCCATCCTTGTTGCACGACAGATCGAGGCGCTGGACCTCCCGACCTTTCGCGGCGACGACAGCTACGGCATCTCGCTTGCGACCAACCACCTGATCAGCCTCGGTCACCGCTCCATCGCAATGATCGGCGGCACCGACCAGACCTCGACGGGGCGCGATCGTTACCAGGGCTATGTCAATGCGTTGCGCAAGGCGGCGATCGAGGTCGATCCCAATCTGCGTATTCCCGGCGCGCGCTCCAAGCAGGGCGGTTTCGAGGCCGCCGTGCATTTCCTGTCGCTACCGCAGAAGCCGACGGCCGCCGTCTGCTGGAACGATCTGGTCGCCATCGGCCTTATGAACGGCATTTCACGCGCCGGCCTTGTGCCGGGAAGGGACATTTCAGTTACCGGCTATGACGATCTGGAAGAAGCGGCGATTGCGACACCGGCGCTGACGACAGTCTGGAACGGTCAGGCCGAAGTCGGAAGGCTTGCAGCGCGGGCGCTTTTGGATAGGTTGGCAGGAAGCCATGAGCCGGATGGTATCCATCTTATCAAGCCGGAAATGCGCATCCGCCAATCCACGGCGCCCTACAAAGCTCGCTAG
- a CDS encoding MarR family winged helix-turn-helix transcriptional regulator → MGKKNKVGKKSKSGKKKDHRDYTLADLSPALTQAARSMRTVMTRSLTASGLYAGQDGVILALAANDGLPAGTLAQKLGVKAPTMTRTIGRMEAQGFVERRPDAEDARLTKVYLTETGRNSVSEIESSAATCDELATRGFSEKEIRSLVRFLKTIESNLQAGDDDEDEEEF, encoded by the coding sequence ATGGGCAAGAAGAACAAGGTCGGGAAGAAAAGTAAGTCGGGTAAGAAGAAGGATCACCGGGACTACACGCTTGCCGATCTGTCGCCGGCATTGACGCAGGCGGCGCGGTCCATGCGCACGGTGATGACGCGCAGCCTGACGGCGAGCGGTCTCTATGCCGGGCAGGACGGCGTCATTCTGGCACTGGCGGCGAATGACGGGCTTCCGGCTGGCACGCTGGCCCAGAAGCTCGGCGTCAAGGCGCCGACCATGACGAGGACGATCGGCCGCATGGAGGCGCAAGGCTTCGTCGAGCGGCGGCCGGATGCCGAGGATGCGCGGTTGACGAAGGTCTATCTCACCGAGACGGGCCGCAATAGCGTCAGCGAGATCGAAAGTTCCGCCGCTACCTGCGATGAGCTGGCCACCCGCGGTTTCTCCGAAAAGGAAATTCGCTCGCTCGTGCGCTTCCTCAAGACGATCGAGAGCAATCTTCAAGCCGGCGACGACGACGAGGACGAAGAGGAATTCTGA
- a CDS encoding creatininase family protein — protein MAYPLPCFDDNDETLTPQERSKWIAVLPLGAYEQHGPHLPFETDTLIAEGIVSRLKGALPAKLPVTFLSVEAVGYSIEHMDVAGTKSLAFDEAVRRWLGIAERVNKLGIRKFVMLNAHGGNSPLMTIVATEARMRFDMLAVATSWTRFGVPDGLISPDEKAIDIHGGDIETSVMLALNPEKVDMSKAENFPSRQSDFIRNLKHLRAYGPHAFGWKMSDLSTQGVTGNAGAATAEKGEKLIAHAVQGLVELLQDVDRFDVAKLR, from the coding sequence ATGGCGTATCCTTTGCCATGTTTCGATGACAATGATGAAACATTGACACCGCAGGAGCGATCAAAATGGATCGCCGTGCTGCCGCTTGGCGCCTATGAGCAACACGGGCCGCATCTGCCGTTCGAAACCGATACGCTCATTGCCGAGGGAATCGTTTCACGTCTCAAGGGTGCCTTGCCAGCCAAACTACCGGTCACCTTCCTTTCCGTCGAGGCCGTCGGCTACTCCATCGAGCATATGGATGTCGCCGGCACCAAGAGCCTGGCCTTCGACGAGGCCGTCAGACGCTGGCTGGGCATCGCGGAGCGAGTGAACAAGCTCGGCATCCGAAAATTCGTCATGCTGAACGCGCATGGCGGCAACTCGCCCCTGATGACCATCGTCGCGACGGAAGCGCGCATGCGTTTCGACATGCTGGCGGTGGCCACGAGCTGGACCCGCTTCGGCGTGCCGGACGGCCTGATTTCCCCGGACGAAAAGGCCATCGACATTCATGGCGGCGATATCGAGACATCTGTCATGCTCGCCCTCAACCCTGAAAAGGTCGATATGTCGAAGGCGGAAAACTTCCCCTCCCGCCAGTCCGATTTCATCCGGAATTTGAAGCACCTGCGCGCCTATGGCCCCCATGCCTTCGGCTGGAAGATGTCCGATCTGAGCACCCAAGGTGTCACCGGCAATGCGGGCGCCGCGACCGCGGAAAAGGGCGAAAAGCTGATCGCGCATGCGGTACAAGGGCTGGTGGAGCTTTTGCAGGATGTCGATCGGTTCGATGTGGCGAAGCTGCGATAG
- a CDS encoding type II toxin-antitoxin system prevent-host-death family antitoxin, producing MRISMTEAARQLPELARLADQGEEIVLVQDGYPDVRLTPTRKALSPEQWDKAIREIQRQVKKKNLPAGPDAARSQDFLYDEYGLPK from the coding sequence ATGCGTATTTCCATGACGGAGGCAGCAAGGCAGCTACCTGAATTGGCGCGCCTTGCGGATCAGGGCGAGGAAATTGTCTTGGTCCAGGACGGTTACCCTGACGTCCGCCTAACGCCGACACGTAAGGCGCTTAGCCCGGAACAATGGGATAAGGCAATTCGTGAAATTCAGCGGCAGGTGAAGAAGAAAAACCTACCGGCAGGCCCAGACGCAGCCCGAAGCCAGGATTTTCTTTATGATGAATATGGCTTGCCAAAGTGA
- a CDS encoding type II toxin-antitoxin system VapC family toxin: protein MIVVDTSALIALVQSEAAADQCQAALRNQDQLIISAGTYAEALIVATMRGLREEMDKLFEITVFQIVPVTPERARLAAAAYSLWGKEAHPASLNYGDCFSYATAKEFDCPLLYIGNDFTRTDIVSAISPSQT, encoded by the coding sequence GTGATCGTTGTTGATACGTCGGCATTGATAGCCCTCGTGCAAAGCGAAGCGGCCGCTGATCAATGTCAGGCGGCATTGCGAAACCAGGATCAGCTCATCATCTCAGCCGGCACCTATGCAGAAGCACTGATCGTGGCAACGATGCGCGGGCTAAGGGAAGAGATGGATAAGCTCTTCGAAATCACTGTCTTTCAAATCGTTCCGGTCACGCCGGAGCGCGCTCGTCTGGCCGCCGCAGCCTATAGCCTGTGGGGTAAGGAAGCCCACCCCGCTTCCCTGAATTATGGCGATTGCTTTTCCTATGCGACGGCTAAGGAGTTCGATTGTCCGCTTCTTTACATCGGGAATGACTTCACACGCACCGACATTGTTTCTGCAATCTCCCCCTCACAAACCTAA
- a CDS encoding GTP-binding protein → MTETATQKPVPVTVLTGYLGAGKTTLLNRILSENHGKKYAVIVNEFGEIGIDNDLIVESDEEIYEMNNGCVCCTVRGDLIRVVEGLMRRPGRFDGIIVETTGLADPVPVAQTFFMDDDVRAKTELDAVVALVDAKHLPLRLKDSREAEDQIAFADVVVINKSDLVSPAELAQIEDIVRAINPAARVYKTTRSGVDLARVLNQGAFNLERALENDPHFLEHGHEDHVCGPDCDHQHDHDHDHHHDHHHHDHDHHHHHAPSPIHDVTVQSVSLRGGEMNAERFFPWIQKITQTQGPNILRLKGIIAFKDDPERYVVQGVHMIIEGDHQRPWKDGEKHESRLVFIGRELDREKLEQSFKACEASA, encoded by the coding sequence ATGACCGAAACAGCCACGCAAAAGCCCGTTCCCGTCACCGTTCTCACCGGCTATCTCGGTGCCGGCAAGACGACGCTGCTCAATCGCATCCTTTCCGAAAACCACGGCAAGAAATATGCCGTCATCGTCAACGAATTCGGCGAGATCGGCATCGACAACGATCTCATCGTCGAATCCGACGAAGAAATCTATGAAATGAACAATGGCTGCGTCTGCTGCACCGTTCGCGGCGACCTCATCCGCGTCGTCGAAGGCCTGATGCGCCGCCCCGGCCGCTTTGACGGCATCATCGTCGAAACCACTGGCCTTGCCGATCCGGTTCCCGTCGCCCAGACCTTCTTCATGGACGACGATGTCCGCGCCAAGACCGAACTCGATGCCGTCGTCGCACTCGTCGACGCCAAGCATCTGCCGCTGCGCCTCAAGGACAGCCGCGAGGCCGAAGACCAGATCGCCTTTGCCGACGTCGTCGTCATCAACAAGTCCGATCTCGTATCGCCTGCGGAACTGGCCCAGATCGAAGATATCGTCCGCGCCATCAACCCGGCCGCCCGCGTTTACAAGACGACGCGCTCCGGCGTCGATCTCGCCCGCGTGCTGAACCAGGGCGCCTTCAACCTGGAACGCGCGCTCGAAAACGATCCGCATTTCCTCGAGCACGGCCATGAGGATCATGTCTGCGGTCCGGATTGCGATCATCAGCATGACCATGATCACGACCACCATCATGATCATCACCACCATGATCACGACCATCATCACCACCACGCTCCGTCGCCGATCCACGACGTGACCGTTCAGTCGGTCTCGCTGCGCGGCGGCGAGATGAATGCCGAGCGCTTCTTCCCCTGGATCCAGAAGATCACGCAGACGCAGGGGCCGAACATCCTGCGCCTGAAGGGCATCATCGCCTTCAAGGACGACCCCGAGCGTTACGTCGTTCAGGGCGTGCACATGATCATCGAAGGCGATCATCAGCGCCCGTGGAAGGATGGCGAAAAGCATGAGAGCCGCCTCGTCTTCATCGGCCGCGAGCTCGACCGCGAAAAGCTGGAACAGAGCTTCAAGGCATGCGAGGCGTCCGCCTGA
- a CDS encoding WD40 repeat domain-containing protein, translated as MPTVAPLDIDGHVLAVEFLGDTPFFASAAGAIHRLEGGEKVTDAHRGMLTCIRDPNSESLISGGEDGKVLRIAADGSATMLAEAPRKWIGQVAAGPQGAVAYSYSKSAFVRLADGTTKEFPEERTVEGIAFAPKGMRIAVARYNGVSLHWAGMSAQPVNLEWKGAHTGVTFSPDGQFIVTTMQENALHGWKLDAKPGAEARHMRMTGYPAKVKSLSWSNKGKWLASSGAPAAIVWPFQGKDGPMGKAPLELGTRANIMATSVKFHPAEDILAIGFIDGMILAVRIGDAKEALLRRPGKGAITSMSWSKTGKLLAFASEAGDCGVIDISA; from the coding sequence ATGCCGACTGTTGCTCCGCTTGATATCGACGGCCACGTTCTGGCCGTCGAATTTTTAGGTGACACCCCCTTCTTCGCCAGCGCCGCCGGCGCGATCCATCGCCTCGAAGGCGGGGAGAAGGTCACGGATGCCCATCGGGGCATGCTGACCTGCATCCGCGATCCAAACAGCGAGAGCCTGATTTCGGGCGGCGAGGACGGCAAGGTTCTGCGGATCGCCGCAGACGGCAGCGCGACGATGCTGGCCGAAGCACCGCGCAAATGGATCGGCCAGGTTGCCGCCGGCCCGCAGGGCGCGGTCGCCTATTCCTATAGCAAGAGCGCCTTCGTGCGCCTCGCCGACGGCACCACGAAGGAGTTCCCGGAAGAGCGCACCGTCGAGGGCATCGCCTTTGCTCCCAAGGGCATGCGCATCGCCGTCGCTCGCTACAACGGCGTGTCGCTGCATTGGGCCGGCATGAGCGCTCAGCCGGTCAATCTGGAATGGAAGGGCGCCCATACCGGAGTCACTTTCTCGCCGGACGGCCAGTTCATCGTGACGACGATGCAGGAAAACGCCCTGCATGGCTGGAAGCTGGATGCCAAGCCGGGCGCGGAAGCCAGGCACATGCGCATGACCGGCTATCCCGCCAAGGTGAAATCGCTTTCCTGGTCCAACAAGGGCAAATGGCTTGCCTCGTCGGGCGCCCCGGCGGCGATCGTCTGGCCCTTCCAGGGCAAGGACGGCCCGATGGGCAAGGCGCCGCTCGAGCTCGGCACCCGCGCCAACATCATGGCAACCTCGGTGAAGTTCCATCCCGCGGAAGATATCCTCGCCATCGGCTTCATCGATGGTATGATCCTTGCGGTGCGCATCGGCGACGCCAAGGAGGCGCTTCTGCGCCGGCCCGGCAAGGGTGCGATCACGTCGATGAGCTGGAGTAAAACCGGCAAGCTGCTCGCCTTTGCCTCCGAAGCCGGCGATTGCGGCGTCATCGACATTTCCGCCTAA
- the cysE gene encoding serine O-acetyltransferase, whose amino-acid sequence MPQSGTAAAGNNPASTQNVWDVIRCEAAELAAREPTLAPLLQAQLIASRSNAESLANVLAARLCVIRIEHGDLLSLLSDVLTRHPAILRATEADLVAVRTRDPACTTYLHALLNLKGFHALQAHRIAHALWTEGRTEIASWLSNLVSLVFGPDIHPAAEIGSSIMLDHGSGIVIGETAVIEDEVSILQNVTLGGTGKESGDRHPKIRHGVMIGAGAKILGNIEVGAFSKVAAGSVVVKAVPPHCTVAGVPATVVRIHRADEIPAETMDQNI is encoded by the coding sequence ATGCCCCAGTCAGGAACGGCAGCCGCCGGAAATAATCCTGCCTCTACCCAGAACGTCTGGGATGTGATCCGTTGCGAAGCCGCCGAGCTTGCGGCGCGCGAGCCGACGCTCGCCCCGCTGCTGCAGGCGCAACTGATCGCCAGCCGCTCCAACGCTGAAAGCCTTGCCAACGTGCTGGCAGCGCGGCTCTGCGTCATCAGGATCGAGCATGGTGACCTGCTTTCGCTACTGTCCGACGTGCTGACACGGCATCCCGCGATCCTGCGGGCAACGGAAGCCGATCTCGTCGCCGTGCGAACCCGCGACCCCGCCTGCACCACCTATCTGCATGCGCTTTTGAACCTGAAGGGCTTTCACGCCCTGCAAGCGCATCGCATCGCCCATGCGCTCTGGACCGAAGGCCGCACGGAAATTGCCAGCTGGCTTTCCAATCTTGTCTCGCTCGTCTTCGGTCCGGATATTCATCCTGCTGCTGAGATCGGCTCGTCGATCATGCTCGATCACGGCTCCGGCATCGTCATCGGCGAGACCGCCGTCATCGAGGATGAGGTCTCCATCCTGCAGAACGTCACGCTCGGCGGCACCGGCAAGGAAAGCGGCGACCGGCATCCGAAGATCCGCCACGGCGTCATGATCGGCGCCGGCGCCAAGATCCTCGGCAATATCGAAGTCGGCGCCTTCAGCAAGGTTGCGGCCGGCAGCGTCGTGGTAAAAGCCGTTCCCCCGCATTGCACTGTCGCCGGCGTACCCGCCACAGTCGTCCGCATCCATCGCGCCGATGAGATCCCGGCTGAGACGATGGATCAGAACATCTAG
- a CDS encoding alkaline phosphatase family protein, translating into MTSLSRRAALTAGSALSLVLLCSTAGAADLAPAPNTATPIKHLVVVFQENVSFDHYFATYPKAANVAGEPEFKAADNTPTDINTLANAGLVDTNPNKTNTANGADAAAPFRLDRTQAATQSQNHGYTAEQAAYDNFAMDLFPANTGKGTKGAAGAFGTKGQVMGYYDGNTVTALWNYAQHYALNDNSFSTNFGPSTPGALNLISGQTNGAILPPGYTLESDGTYSKGRIVPDGNGGWTVISDFDPTGDVCSVGQTALMYGKNIGDMLNEHKITWGFFEGGFDLTLTNPDGTSGCKRATTSTVTKVNYGDYIPHHQPFQYYASTANPTHARPSSVAAIGTADAANHQYDMTDFYAALKNGNMPSVSFLKAPAYQDGHAGYSDPLDEQEFVTQVVNTVQDSPDWKDTAIIVLYDDSDGWYDHAHAVVNPSKLSVKGYDVLSGDSCSTGTALPGVNGQPAEGRCGYGTRQPLLVISPYAKVNFVDHTLTDQTSVMRFIEDNWMAGARLGGGSFDVLSGSLNSMFDWSKGDAPKLILDPKTGNQPS; encoded by the coding sequence ATGACCAGTCTTTCACGTCGCGCCGCCCTTACCGCCGGCAGCGCGCTCAGTCTTGTTTTGCTCTGTTCCACCGCCGGTGCCGCCGACCTAGCGCCGGCACCGAATACCGCGACGCCGATCAAGCATCTGGTCGTCGTCTTCCAGGAAAACGTCTCCTTCGACCATTATTTCGCGACCTACCCCAAGGCCGCAAACGTCGCCGGCGAGCCTGAATTCAAGGCGGCCGACAATACGCCGACCGACATCAATACGCTCGCCAATGCCGGCCTTGTCGACACCAACCCGAACAAGACCAACACGGCAAACGGCGCCGATGCCGCCGCTCCCTTCCGACTCGACCGCACGCAGGCGGCGACCCAATCGCAGAACCACGGCTATACCGCCGAACAGGCCGCCTATGACAACTTCGCCATGGACCTTTTCCCGGCCAATACCGGCAAGGGCACCAAGGGTGCTGCCGGCGCATTCGGCACCAAGGGACAGGTCATGGGCTATTACGACGGCAATACCGTCACGGCTCTTTGGAACTACGCCCAGCACTATGCACTGAACGACAATTCCTTCTCCACCAACTTCGGCCCCTCGACCCCCGGCGCGCTGAACCTGATCTCCGGCCAGACCAATGGCGCCATCCTGCCGCCGGGCTACACGCTGGAAAGCGACGGCACCTATTCCAAGGGCCGCATCGTGCCTGACGGCAATGGCGGCTGGACCGTCATCAGCGACTTCGACCCGACGGGCGATGTCTGCTCGGTCGGCCAGACGGCGCTGATGTACGGCAAGAACATCGGCGACATGCTGAACGAACACAAGATCACCTGGGGCTTCTTCGAAGGCGGCTTCGATCTGACGCTGACCAACCCGGACGGCACGAGCGGCTGCAAGCGCGCGACGACCTCGACTGTGACCAAGGTCAATTACGGCGACTATATTCCGCATCACCAGCCGTTCCAGTACTACGCCTCGACTGCCAACCCGACGCATGCGCGCCCGTCTTCCGTGGCAGCGATCGGCACGGCGGATGCGGCCAATCACCAGTATGACATGACCGACTTCTACGCGGCCCTGAAGAACGGCAATATGCCGTCTGTCAGCTTCCTCAAGGCGCCCGCCTATCAGGATGGCCATGCCGGCTATTCCGACCCGCTCGACGAGCAGGAATTCGTAACGCAGGTGGTCAACACGGTTCAGGATTCGCCGGACTGGAAGGACACCGCCATCATCGTTCTCTACGACGATTCCGACGGCTGGTATGACCACGCGCACGCGGTCGTCAATCCATCGAAACTCTCGGTCAAGGGTTACGATGTCTTGAGCGGCGACAGCTGTTCCACCGGCACGGCGCTGCCTGGTGTCAACGGCCAGCCGGCTGAGGGACGCTGCGGCTACGGCACGCGCCAGCCGCTGCTGGTCATCTCGCCCTACGCCAAGGTCAACTTCGTCGACCATACGCTGACCGACCAGACCTCCGTCATGCGCTTCATCGAGGATAACTGGATGGCCGGCGCCCGCCTCGGCGGCGGTTCGTTCGATGTGCTCTCGGGTTCCCTGAACAGCATGTTCGACTGGTCCAAGGGTGATGCGCCGAAGCTGATCCTCGATCCAAAGACCGGCAATCAGCCATCGTAG